In a single window of the Deinococcus aetherius genome:
- a CDS encoding GNAT family N-acetyltransferase, whose product MLNSHMDESPQVQTRPLPPLPPGVTLHPATPADTARVAAFLTAAHPESPVAPEDLRRLDAGRVTGEFHLRLLALAGGEIVGLAEVGVPRMDGHPGWLDVTVRTLPRWAGSPLAEALLAHAEAAALDSGAHTLVTRVREDWWEKPFLEARGYREHDRMWPSTLDLRTLDFAGLARHEEQARAAGVRIRPLSELGDLDEGQQRRLYMLIAALLRDVPSATPVDVWPFELWQRRVMDRLNPAGLFVAVTPDGEWVGLSELHLPIPTRPGTLHNGLTGVLPGWRGRSIAYALKLAAARAALERGFTHARTSNHSVNAPMLAVNARLGFVRETATVTLTREVSGS is encoded by the coding sequence GTGCTGAACTCTCACATGGACGAGTCCCCGCAGGTTCAAACGCGCCCCCTTCCCCCGCTGCCCCCCGGCGTGACATTGCACCCCGCCACACCCGCCGATACCGCCCGGGTCGCCGCCTTCCTGACGGCCGCGCACCCCGAGTCGCCCGTCGCCCCCGAGGACCTGAGGCGGCTGGACGCGGGCCGGGTGACGGGCGAATTCCACCTCCGCCTGCTGGCCCTGGCGGGGGGCGAGATCGTGGGCCTGGCCGAGGTGGGCGTGCCGCGCATGGACGGACACCCGGGCTGGCTCGACGTGACCGTGCGGACCCTGCCCCGGTGGGCGGGCAGCCCCCTCGCCGAGGCCCTGCTCGCCCACGCTGAGGCGGCGGCCCTGGACTCCGGCGCCCACACCCTCGTCACCCGCGTGCGCGAGGACTGGTGGGAGAAGCCCTTCCTGGAGGCGCGCGGCTACCGCGAACACGACCGCATGTGGCCGAGCACCCTCGACCTGCGGACCCTCGACTTCGCTGGTCTCGCCCGCCACGAGGAGCAGGCGCGGGCGGCGGGGGTCCGTATCCGCCCACTCAGCGAGTTGGGCGACCTCGACGAGGGGCAGCAACGCCGCCTCTACATGCTGATCGCCGCCCTCCTGCGCGACGTGCCGAGCGCCACGCCGGTTGACGTGTGGCCCTTCGAGCTGTGGCAGCGCCGCGTGATGGACCGCCTCAACCCGGCGGGCCTCTTCGTCGCCGTGACGCCGGACGGGGAGTGGGTGGGCCTGAGCGAATTGCACCTGCCCATCCCCACCCGGCCCGGCACCCTCCACAACGGCCTGACGGGAGTGCTGCCCGGGTGGCGGGGGCGCAGCATCGCGTACGCCCTCAAGCTCGCCGCCGCCCGCGCCGCGCTGGAGCGGGGCTTCACCCACGCGCGCACGAGCAACCACAGCGTCAACGCGCCCATGCTCGCGGTCAACGCCCGCCTGGGCTTCGTGCGTGAGACGGCGACGGTGACGCTGACGCGGGAGGTGAGTGGTTCGTAG
- a CDS encoding M3 family metallopeptidase produces the protein MTSLQDAPVQSENPLLNVGFRIPFDRIRPEHAEPAVDALLAATRERLEQLARSGERDYANFMADLDTLTEQLDTVRVIVSHLDGVVSSPEWQAAKRAILPKVTEFYTGLSLHSGLWAALKGFAQTEGARSLDPVRARHLRLTIDDFRREGADLPGDQKARLLEVNTRLAGVTNDFSKNVLEATAAFELYVDGSRLAGVPERVKEATRRDAEAHGKEGHRLTLHQPVAEPILTYADDRELRRELWLAQNSVGSQPGRDNRPLVLDILRLRREQARILGFRDFADYVLEDRMAGGGERALTFERDLEQRVRPFFERENAELEAFYREQAGPDAPPLEAWDVAYWAEKQRQAKYDFDEEALRPYFELDRVLAGLFEIVNRVFGITVRETRAPGWHPEVRYYDILDEGGTHVASFYTDWFPRDTKRSGAWMNGFVTGGPREHGVEPHLGLMCGNMTPPSGDTPALLSLREVETVFHEFGHLLHHALSRVPVRSLSGTRVAWDFVELPSQIMENWVTEREALDLFARHYQTGKRLPGELFERLIAARNYRAANATMRQLSFGTVDLVLHVEFDPEVPGADPIRVAREVMGRFSPYRLPEGYARIAQFTHLFSNPVGYGAGYYSYKWAEVLDADAFSRFAREGVFNRETGRAFFTAILSRGNSADAADLYREFMGRDPDAEALLRRSGLVEA, from the coding sequence ATGACCTCCCTCCAGGACGCGCCGGTTCAGAGTGAGAACCCGCTGCTGAACGTCGGCTTCCGCATCCCCTTCGACCGCATCCGGCCCGAGCACGCCGAGCCCGCCGTCGACGCCCTGCTCGCGGCGACGCGGGAACGCCTGGAGCAGTTGGCGCGGTCGGGCGAGCGCGACTACGCGAACTTCATGGCGGACCTCGACACGCTGACCGAGCAACTCGACACCGTGCGGGTCATCGTCTCGCACCTCGACGGCGTGGTGAGCAGCCCCGAGTGGCAGGCGGCCAAGCGCGCCATCCTCCCCAAGGTCACCGAGTTCTACACCGGGCTCAGCCTCCACTCCGGCCTCTGGGCGGCCCTGAAGGGCTTCGCGCAGACGGAGGGGGCCCGGTCGCTCGACCCCGTGCGCGCCCGGCACCTCAGGTTGACGATAGACGACTTCCGCCGCGAGGGCGCCGACCTGCCGGGGGACCAGAAGGCGCGGCTGCTGGAGGTGAACACCCGACTCGCGGGGGTCACGAACGACTTCTCGAAGAACGTTCTGGAAGCGACCGCCGCCTTTGAACTGTATGTGGACGGGTCGCGCCTGGCGGGCGTGCCCGAGCGGGTGAAGGAGGCCACCCGGCGCGACGCCGAGGCCCACGGCAAGGAGGGCCACCGCCTCACCCTGCACCAGCCCGTCGCCGAGCCGATCCTGACCTACGCCGACGACCGCGAGCTGCGCCGCGAACTCTGGCTCGCGCAGAACTCGGTGGGCAGCCAGCCGGGGCGCGACAACCGCCCGCTCGTCCTCGATATCCTGCGGCTCCGCCGCGAGCAGGCCCGCATCCTGGGCTTCCGCGACTTCGCCGACTACGTGCTCGAAGACCGCATGGCGGGCGGGGGAGAGCGGGCCCTGACCTTCGAGCGTGACCTGGAACAGCGCGTCCGCCCCTTCTTCGAGCGCGAGAACGCCGAGCTGGAGGCTTTCTACCGGGAGCAAGCCGGGCCCGACGCGCCCCCCCTCGAAGCCTGGGACGTGGCCTACTGGGCGGAAAAGCAGCGCCAGGCGAAATACGACTTCGACGAGGAGGCCCTGCGGCCCTACTTCGAGCTGGACCGGGTGCTCGCGGGGTTGTTCGAGATCGTGAACCGCGTTTTCGGGATCACGGTGCGTGAGACGCGGGCCCCCGGCTGGCACCCCGAGGTGCGGTACTACGACATCCTCGACGAGGGGGGAACGCACGTCGCTTCCTTCTACACCGACTGGTTCCCGCGCGACACCAAGCGCAGCGGCGCCTGGATGAACGGCTTCGTGACGGGCGGGCCCCGTGAGCACGGCGTAGAGCCCCACCTCGGCCTGATGTGCGGCAACATGACGCCGCCCTCGGGTGACACGCCCGCCCTGCTCTCCCTGCGCGAGGTCGAGACGGTCTTCCACGAGTTCGGCCACCTGCTCCACCACGCCCTCTCGCGGGTCCCGGTTCGCAGCTTGAGCGGCACGCGCGTCGCCTGGGACTTCGTGGAACTGCCCTCGCAGATCATGGAGAACTGGGTGACCGAGCGGGAGGCGCTGGACCTCTTCGCCCGGCACTACCAGACGGGGAAGCGGTTGCCGGGCGAACTCTTCGAGCGACTGATCGCCGCCCGCAACTACCGCGCCGCGAACGCCACGATGCGCCAGCTCTCCTTCGGCACGGTGGACCTCGTGCTCCACGTCGAGTTCGACCCCGAGGTGCCCGGCGCCGATCCCATCCGGGTCGCCCGCGAGGTGATGGGCCGCTTCTCCCCCTACCGCCTCCCGGAAGGCTACGCCCGGATCGCCCAGTTCACCCACCTGTTCTCCAACCCGGTGGGCTACGGGGCGGGGTACTACTCCTACAAGTGGGCGGAGGTGCTGGACGCCGACGCCTTCTCCCGCTTCGCGCGTGAGGGCGTCTTCAACCGCGAGACGGGCCGCGCGTTCTTCACCGCCATCCTCAGCCGGGGCAACAGCGCCGACGCCGCCGACCTCTACCGTGAGTTCATGGGCCGCGACCCCGACGCCGAGGCGCTGCTCAGGCGCAGCGGACTCGTCGAGGCGTAG
- a CDS encoding aminotransferase class I/II-fold pyridoxal phosphate-dependent enzyme: protein MTTDTVQPGPGQPSDALAAAQAAYDALKARRLGLNMQRGQPSDADFDLSNGLLTVLGEGDLRMDGLDLRNYTGGVTGLPSARAMFAHFLDVKAENVVVWNNASLELQGLVLSFAQLHGVRNSTGPWFTQQPRMIVTVPGYDRHFLLLQTLGFTLLTVPMQPDGPDVEAIERLAADPTVKGVLFVPTYSNPGGESISPEKARRLAGLKAAAPDFTIFADDAYRVHHLDEEDRDEPVNFVVLARDAGYPDRAFVFASTSKVTFAGAGLGFVASSEDNVKWLSKYLGAQSIGPNKLEQARHVRFLEAYPGGLEGLMQAHARLIAPKFRAVDETLRAELGGNGEYATWTSPKGGYFISLDTAEPVAARVVQLAGEAGISLTPAGATYPDGQDPTGRNIRLAPTRPPVEEVYTAMQGVAACIRLATEEYRAGRRG, encoded by the coding sequence ATGACGACCGACACCGTGCAACCCGGCCCCGGGCAACCGAGTGACGCCCTCGCGGCGGCGCAGGCGGCGTACGACGCCCTCAAGGCGCGCCGCCTGGGGCTCAACATGCAGCGCGGCCAGCCGAGTGACGCCGACTTCGACCTCTCGAACGGCCTGCTGACCGTGCTCGGCGAGGGCGACCTCCGTATGGACGGCCTCGACCTGCGGAACTACACGGGCGGCGTGACGGGCCTACCCTCCGCCCGGGCGATGTTCGCCCACTTCCTCGACGTGAAGGCGGAGAACGTCGTCGTGTGGAACAACGCCAGCCTGGAGTTGCAGGGGTTGGTGCTCTCCTTCGCCCAACTGCACGGGGTGCGGAACAGCACCGGGCCGTGGTTCACGCAGCAACCCAGGATGATCGTCACCGTCCCGGGCTACGACCGCCACTTCCTGCTGCTGCAAACGCTGGGCTTTACGCTGCTCACCGTCCCCATGCAGCCCGACGGCCCCGACGTGGAGGCCATCGAGCGGCTGGCGGCGGACCCCACGGTCAAGGGCGTGCTGTTCGTGCCGACCTACTCCAACCCCGGCGGCGAGTCGATCAGCCCGGAGAAGGCGCGGCGCCTGGCGGGACTGAAGGCGGCGGCCCCCGACTTCACGATCTTCGCGGACGACGCTTACCGGGTGCACCACCTCGACGAGGAGGACCGCGACGAGCCCGTGAACTTCGTGGTGCTCGCCCGGGACGCGGGCTACCCCGACCGCGCCTTCGTCTTCGCCAGCACGAGCAAGGTCACCTTCGCGGGGGCGGGGCTGGGCTTCGTGGCGAGCAGCGAGGACAACGTCAAGTGGCTCTCGAAGTACCTGGGCGCCCAGAGCATCGGCCCGAACAAGCTGGAGCAGGCGCGGCACGTCCGCTTCCTGGAGGCCTATCCCGGCGGCTTGGAGGGGCTGATGCAGGCCCACGCGCGGCTCATCGCCCCCAAGTTCCGGGCCGTGGACGAGACGCTGCGGGCGGAACTGGGCGGGAACGGCGAGTACGCGACCTGGACCTCACCGAAGGGCGGGTACTTCATCAGCCTGGACACGGCGGAGCCGGTGGCGGCGCGGGTGGTGCAGCTCGCGGGTGAGGCGGGGATCAGCCTCACGCCCGCCGGGGCGACGTATCCGGACGGGCAGGACCCAACGGGACGCAACATCCGCCTCGCGCCGACCCGGCCGCCAGTGGAGGAGGTCTACACGGCGATGCAGGGGGTCGCCGCGTGCATCCGGCTGGCGACGGAGGAATACCGGGCGGGGCGGCGGGGGTAG
- a CDS encoding VOC family protein: protein MTSPTPRIPGTTPVKGLHHVTVMAQDPQRNIDFYSQTLGQRLVKVTVNFDDPGTYHFYYGDLTGQPGTIMTHFPWPGAKRGTRGNGEVVATAYSAPRESLGYWQDRLSEHGFTFREGTRFGETILTLEDPDGTWVELIFEGGQPVQPWPASPVPQEHALRGFHSVTAWVRDTGGVRDLLVGQLGFTEEGSEPDAEGRRTRFKGSGEGLGLFVDVVERPGKGRGNFGAGSVHHVALRTRNDAEQEAYLAGLEAAGYRPTPVQDRQYFHSIYFREPNGVLFEIATDAPGFPADEPVEELGRHLKLPAWFESRRATIEAHVPKIVNREYGVTIGTRDLGAAPQPAPEVNGVEVYTAGRPLEEARVAMVLLHGRGGTAQDILGLAEEFNLSAFAYLAPQAEGNSWYPLSFLAPVERNQPHLDRALATVDGVLGELESRGIPPHNVVVGGFSQGACLALEYASRAGRRLGGVIALSGSLITLDQRGDLGGTPVFMGVAPDDAHIPLSRFQESAAHLRERGAAVDARVYPGLGHAINKDELDAAREIMQRVVGGSL, encoded by the coding sequence ATGACCTCCCCCACCCCCCGCATCCCCGGCACGACGCCCGTGAAGGGCCTGCATCACGTCACGGTGATGGCGCAAGACCCGCAGCGCAACATCGACTTCTACTCCCAGACGCTGGGGCAGCGGCTCGTCAAGGTCACCGTGAACTTCGACGACCCGGGCACGTACCATTTCTACTACGGCGACCTCACCGGGCAGCCGGGCACGATCATGACCCACTTCCCCTGGCCGGGTGCCAAAAGGGGCACGCGGGGCAACGGCGAGGTCGTGGCGACGGCCTACAGCGCCCCCCGTGAGAGCCTGGGCTACTGGCAAGACCGCCTGAGCGAGCACGGTTTCACGTTCCGCGAGGGGACGCGCTTCGGCGAGACGATCCTGACCCTGGAGGACCCGGACGGCACCTGGGTCGAGCTGATCTTCGAGGGCGGCCAGCCCGTCCAGCCCTGGCCCGCGAGCCCGGTGCCGCAGGAGCACGCCCTGCGCGGCTTTCACTCGGTCACCGCCTGGGTGCGGGACACGGGCGGGGTGCGCGACCTCCTGGTGGGGCAGCTCGGCTTCACCGAGGAAGGGAGCGAGCCGGACGCGGAGGGAAGGCGCACGCGGTTCAAGGGGAGCGGCGAGGGGCTGGGCCTCTTCGTGGACGTGGTCGAGCGGCCCGGGAAAGGGCGCGGGAATTTCGGCGCGGGGAGCGTCCACCACGTCGCCCTGCGGACCCGAAACGACGCCGAGCAGGAGGCGTACCTGGCGGGGCTGGAGGCCGCCGGATACCGCCCGACTCCCGTGCAGGACCGCCAGTACTTCCACTCGATCTACTTCCGCGAGCCGAACGGGGTGCTCTTCGAGATCGCCACCGACGCCCCCGGCTTCCCCGCCGACGAGCCCGTGGAGGAACTGGGCAGGCACCTCAAGCTCCCCGCGTGGTTCGAGTCCCGGCGCGCGACCATCGAGGCCCACGTCCCGAAGATCGTGAACCGCGAGTACGGGGTGACCATAGGCACGCGGGACCTGGGGGCCGCCCCCCAGCCCGCGCCCGAGGTGAACGGCGTGGAGGTCTACACGGCGGGCCGCCCCCTGGAGGAGGCGCGAGTGGCGATGGTGCTCCTCCACGGGCGGGGCGGGACCGCCCAGGACATCCTGGGGCTAGCCGAGGAATTCAACCTGAGCGCCTTCGCCTACCTGGCCCCGCAGGCGGAGGGGAACTCGTGGTATCCCCTCTCCTTCCTCGCGCCCGTGGAGCGCAACCAGCCCCACCTCGACCGCGCCCTCGCCACGGTGGACGGGGTGCTGGGCGAATTGGAATCACGCGGCATTCCTCCCCACAACGTCGTGGTCGGCGGCTTCTCGCAGGGCGCGTGCCTAGCTCTGGAGTACGCCAGCCGGGCGGGGCGGCGGCTGGGCGGGGTGATCGCCCTCAGCGGCAGTCTGATCACCCTCGACCAGCGCGGAGACCTCGGCGGCACGCCCGTCTTCATGGGGGTCGCGCCCGACGACGCGCACATCCCCCTCTCCCGCTTCCAGGAGAGCGCGGCGCACCTGCGCGAGCGGGGGGCGGCGGTGGACGCCCGCGTGTACCCCGGGCTGGGGCACGCGATCAACAAGGACGAACTCGACGCGGCGCGGGAGATCATGCAGAGGGTGGTTGGCGGGAGCCTGTAG
- a CDS encoding LabA-like NYN domain-containing protein — MQYVVSRPRVGVFIDTQNLYHSARDLLERTVNFETILRSATGGRELVHAIAYTVEREGEATARPFIYKLSTLGFKVRRMNLTLHHVTEGGRPIYEGNWDMGIVADMVRLIDHLDVAVLGSGDGDFTDIVEVLQERGKRVEVIAFREHTAQKLIDAADRFTHLPDLEDALMPARQKVEKAARPEE; from the coding sequence ATGCAGTACGTCGTTTCCCGCCCCCGCGTGGGCGTCTTCATCGACACCCAGAACCTCTACCACTCGGCGCGCGACCTGCTGGAGCGCACGGTCAACTTCGAGACGATCCTGCGGTCCGCCACCGGGGGGCGCGAACTCGTCCACGCCATCGCCTACACCGTCGAGCGCGAGGGTGAGGCGACGGCGCGGCCCTTCATCTACAAGCTCAGCACGCTGGGCTTCAAGGTCCGGCGGATGAACCTGACCCTGCACCATGTCACCGAGGGCGGGCGGCCGATCTACGAAGGCAACTGGGACATGGGCATCGTGGCCGACATGGTGCGGCTGATCGACCACCTCGACGTGGCCGTGCTGGGTAGCGGCGACGGCGACTTCACCGACATCGTGGAGGTGCTTCAGGAGCGCGGCAAGCGGGTGGAGGTCATCGCCTTCCGCGAGCATACCGCCCAGAAGCTCATCGACGCCGCCGACCGCTTCACCCACCTCCCCGACCTGGAGGACGCCCTGATGCCCGCCCGCCAGAAGGTCGAGAAGGCCGCTCGCCCCGAGGAGTGA
- a CDS encoding MarR family winged helix-turn-helix transcriptional regulator — MPTRYSGSAEERAALDAYIKLWRAAHAVEMAANRHLGDHGLTISQFGVIEALYHLGPLSQRQLAEKILRSSGNLTMVIDNLERDGLVRRERDLQDRRVMNVFLTDSGEALVDRVLPAHVRGIRRVFQVLDPAEMAQLTELTRKLGLAVMEREREEERLAFRARARVDG; from the coding sequence ATGCCCACCCGTTACTCCGGCTCGGCCGAGGAGCGCGCCGCGCTGGACGCGTATATCAAATTATGGCGAGCGGCCCACGCCGTCGAGATGGCCGCCAACCGCCACCTGGGCGACCACGGGCTGACGATCAGCCAGTTCGGGGTGATCGAGGCGCTCTACCACCTGGGGCCGCTGAGCCAGCGCCAGCTCGCCGAGAAGATCCTGCGCTCCAGCGGCAACCTCACGATGGTGATCGACAACCTGGAGCGCGACGGCCTGGTGCGCCGCGAGCGCGACCTCCAGGACCGCCGCGTGATGAACGTCTTCCTCACCGACTCGGGCGAGGCCCTGGTGGACCGCGTGCTGCCCGCCCACGTGCGCGGCATCCGCCGGGTCTTCCAGGTGCTCGACCCCGCCGAGATGGCCCAGCTCACCGAGCTGACCCGCAAGCTCGGCCTGGCAGTGATGGAGAGAGAACGCGAGGAGGAACGGCTCGCCTTCCGGGCCCGGGCGCGCGTGGACGGGTAA
- the queA gene encoding tRNA preQ1(34) S-adenosylmethionine ribosyltransferase-isomerase QueA — translation MTPSSNNDADAVLARLAFELPPERIAQTGAEPRDSSRLMVVGEGIEHRVFRDLPELLRPGDVLVFNESRVIPARVMARKPVVNAPDGKHSGGGQVEVLLLREEEANVWSAYLKPAKRAGKELWLGEHRAEVVGILEDGARLLRFDHDIKAHLDEIGRLPLPPYINAGDSDERWRERYQTVYAREPGSVAAPTAGLHFTPELLSRLDGMGVERHTLTLHVGAGTFRPITGSVADHVMHAERYAVGEETARAINAAKSEGRRVVAVGTTTVRALESSANEDGTVSPGEGDTRIFITPGTAVRVPDLLITNLHLPGSTLLLLVAAFAGEARIKAAYDAALARGYRFYSLGDAMLLERAVGSGQWSVGQEGQG, via the coding sequence ATGACCCCTTCCAGCAACAACGACGCGGACGCCGTGCTCGCCCGCCTCGCCTTCGAGTTGCCCCCGGAACGCATCGCCCAGACGGGCGCCGAACCCCGCGACTCCTCCCGGCTGATGGTGGTGGGGGAGGGAATCGAGCACCGCGTCTTCCGCGATCTCCCCGAACTCCTGCGCCCCGGCGACGTGCTCGTCTTCAACGAGAGCCGCGTCATTCCAGCCCGCGTCATGGCCCGCAAGCCTGTGGTCAACGCCCCAGACGGCAAGCACAGCGGCGGCGGCCAGGTCGAGGTTCTGCTCCTGCGGGAAGAAGAGGCGAACGTCTGGTCCGCCTACCTCAAACCCGCGAAACGGGCCGGGAAGGAGTTGTGGCTGGGGGAGCACCGCGCCGAGGTCGTCGGCATTCTGGAGGACGGTGCCCGTCTGCTGCGCTTCGACCACGACATCAAAGCACACCTCGATGAAATCGGTCGGCTGCCCCTTCCCCCCTACATCAACGCCGGGGACAGCGACGAGCGGTGGCGCGAGCGGTATCAGACGGTATACGCACGTGAACCCGGCAGCGTCGCCGCTCCGACGGCGGGGTTGCACTTCACACCGGAACTCCTGAGTCGGCTGGACGGGATGGGCGTGGAGCGCCACACCCTGACCCTGCATGTCGGCGCGGGCACCTTCCGCCCGATCACGGGCAGCGTGGCCGACCACGTGATGCACGCCGAGCGGTACGCCGTCGGCGAGGAGACGGCGCGGGCGATCAACGCGGCGAAGTCGGAGGGCCGCCGTGTCGTCGCCGTGGGCACCACGACCGTACGCGCCCTGGAGAGCAGCGCGAACGAGGACGGGACTGTGAGCCCAGGCGAGGGCGACACCCGCATCTTCATCACGCCGGGAACAGCCGTGCGGGTGCCCGACCTCCTGATCACCAACCTGCACCTCCCCGGCTCCACCCTGCTCCTGCTGGTGGCGGCCTTCGCGGGCGAGGCGAGGATCAAGGCGGCCTACGACGCGGCGCTCGCCCGGGGGTATAGGTTCTACTCACTGGGGGACGCGATGCTGCTGGAGAGGGCAGTGGGGAGTGGTCAGTGGTCAGTGGGACAGGAAGGCCAGGGCTGA